The Pirellulales bacterium DNA segment TAGACCACGCTGATCGTCGCCAACTTGAGATGCTTCATCACAAACAACCAGCCAAACGCAGTCGAGGCATAAACCGCAAAACCGGCATAGAACCATGGCGCGCGGAACGAATGCTCCTCGCGGCTCGCGAGCTTGAGAAAATAGTCGCCGAGCACTCCGACGACGCTAAACGCGATCGTCACCAACACGGCAAACGATTTGCTGTCCATCGGCAATGCCAATCGGTGTCGAAGGGCGAGCAGATCTCGACCGGCGGCTAGCGCTTGCCGCCGACAGGAATTGCCGTGAGCGGCAAGGCGCTAGCCGCCGGTGTTTTCCGCGGCAACCTACCAGCCTACTCCAGCACGCGGATGCGGACGTTGCGGAAACCGAGGGGGCCGGTGTGGTTTTGCAAGCCGACGTGGCCGGTGGTCGCTTCCGGGCGGATGCCGGGATGCGTCGGATATTTGGCCTTGTAATCGTCGAGATCGGCCTTGACGATTTCGTGGTCGTTGAGCGTCACTTTGACGTGCCGCTTGTCGCAGACGATATCGATCTTGCCCCACTCGCCCGCCGGTTTGACGAACTCGCGCTTGGCGGCCACGACGTCGTAGACGCTTCCGCAATATTGCTCGGGATGAAGGTGGGCGTATTCCGGCGAAAGATCATCGAGCAATTGAATCTCCATGCCCGTGTAGGAAGGATTGCCGATTTTGGCCGCATCGAGCGGAATTCGCAGGTAGACGCCGCTATTGCCCCCTTTTTCCATGCGATATTCGAGTTCCAACTCGAAGTTGGAATAGTCGGCAACGGTTTCGAGCGATGCGCCGCCCCCTTTGCCCTTGCAGTGAATCAATCCGTCGACGACATCCCAATTTCCTTTCTTGCCATTGAATTCCTGCCAACCTTCGAGCGTCTTGCCGTCGAAGATGGTTTTCCATTCAGGTTCGGCAGCACTGGCCATCGCGGACCACGAAGCCATAGCCAACACGATCAATAGCAGCGGAATCTTCGAGCGACGTCGCATGGTGGGAATTCTCCTGGGCTGGAAGCGGAAACGTGATGAATAAGCAAAACCGTTCGAATTCGAGCGGTCGAGCAACGGAGCCCGCAGCGCTTGCAAGGGAGTGGGAAACCGGCATCCTGCTGCACTATGCCAATGGTCTTGAATTACAATCCACTCCGTCGCACGACTGATGGAAGCCACGTGCATAGATAGTATGCTCGCGGCGCCGTCAGATCCAAGAGGGCCGAAAGATCGAATTTCGGACCACGGCTGAGAGCGGCCAAATCGCTGGAGGCGCTCGAGCCCAACAGCATTTCGTTCAACAGTCCCTTGGGGGCCGAGTATTTCACGACGCGAACGCTGCCGGCTTCCAGGCCGTTCAAGCCGATCGCCTGATTCACCGCGTCGTCGATATAGCCGATCTTGTCGACCAAGTGGTCCGCGAGGGCTTGCTTGGCAGTGAAAACCTGGCCGGTCGCAAGCTTGTCGAGTTCCTCGGGATTCTTCTTGTACTCGGGGCGGCCCGATTTCACGATGTCCTTGAAATCGTCGAAGCTTTGGTCGACGAGCGTCTGCAAAATGTCGTGTTCCTGTTTGGCCAATTCCGGCGAAACCTTCCGCGTCGGACTGCCGATCAACTTCAGCGGATTGCTGATGATCGAATCGTCGGTGATATCCCATTTCGTCAGCAGATCGGAAACATCGTAGTGCGGAATCACGACGCCGATCGAGCCGGTCCAGGTGGTCGGCTCGGCATAAATCGTGTCGGGCGTGTCGCCGACGGCCATCGACACATAATAGCCGCCGCTTGCCGCGAGGCCCCCCATGCTCACCACGAGCTTGATCTGCTTTTTCTTCGCCAGCTCGACGAGCAGGTGATACAGATAATTGCTGCCGGTGATCGTGCCGCCGGGGGAATCGACGCGGACGACGACCGCCTTCACGTCGGGGTCTTCGCGAGCCCGATCGATTTGCCATTTGGCGAAGCCATCTTGATGCTCGATGATGCCCTCGATCGTGATGATCGCGACCTTGTCCCTGGCGGTCTTCGAGT contains these protein-coding regions:
- a CDS encoding DUF1080 domain-containing protein, with amino-acid sequence MRRRSKIPLLLIVLAMASWSAMASAAEPEWKTIFDGKTLEGWQEFNGKKGNWDVVDGLIHCKGKGGGASLETVADYSNFELELEYRMEKGGNSGVYLRIPLDAAKIGNPSYTGMEIQLLDDLSPEYAHLHPEQYCGSVYDVVAAKREFVKPAGEWGKIDIVCDKRHVKVTLNDHEIVKADLDDYKAKYPTHPGIRPEATTGHVGLQNHTGPLGFRNVRIRVLE
- the sppA gene encoding signal peptide peptidase SppA, with the protein product MSPIPANPNQPGGFVPPSQPVVTEPPRRELPMRIILEPSGRGWGRWSGRLGWALFVLALLYIIFTYGSYSSYMQANPNIEEKFVSNSKTARDKVAIITIEGIIEHQDGFAKWQIDRAREDPDVKAVVVRVDSPGGTITGSNYLYHLLVELAKKKQIKLVVSMGGLAASGGYYVSMAVGDTPDTIYAEPTTWTGSIGVVIPHYDVSDLLTKWDITDDSIISNPLKLIGSPTRKVSPELAKQEHDILQTLVDQSFDDFKDIVKSGRPEYKKNPEELDKLATGQVFTAKQALADHLVDKIGYIDDAVNQAIGLNGLEAGSVRVVKYSAPKGLLNEMLLGSSASSDLAALSRGPKFDLSALLDLTAPRAYYLCTWLPSVVRRSGL